One part of the Salmo salar chromosome ssa10, Ssal_v3.1, whole genome shotgun sequence genome encodes these proteins:
- the LOC106561625 gene encoding YY1-associated factor 2 — MGDKKSPTRPKRQPKPCSDDGYWDCSVCTFRNTAEAFKCMMCDVRKGTSTRKPRPVSQLVAQQVTPQFASPTQPKKEKKEKSEKDKSEKEPTLKKNSHKKMRPRLKNVDRSSAQHLEVTVGDLTVIITDFKEKTKPASTPSSAASADQHSQSDNTGSDNTERGVSRSSSPRGEGSLVNGETH; from the exons ATGGGAGACAAGAAGAGCCCCACACG GCCGAAGCGGCAACCGAAGCCCTGTTCGGACGATGGATACTGGGACTGTAGCGTCTGTACGTTCAGGAACACCGCCGAGGCGTTCAAGTGCATGATGTGCGATGTCAGAAAGGGAACGTCAACACG GAAGCCTCGCCCTGTCTCCCAACTTGTCGCCCAGCAAGTCACTCCACAGTTTGCTTCACCCACACAACCCAAAAAAGAGAAGAAGGAGAAATCGGAGAAAGATAAGAGTGAAAAGGAACCAACACTGAAAAAGAACAGCCACAAGAAGATGAG GCCCAGGTTAAAAAACGTGGACCGGAGCAGTGCCCAGCACCTGGAGGTTACGGTGGGCGACCTGACGGTCATAATCACAGACTTTAAGGAGAAAACCAAGCCCGCCTCCACTCCTTCCAGTGCCGCCTCGGCAGACCAGCACAGCCAGAGTGACAACACCGGTTCTGACAACACTGAAAGGGGGGTGTCACGGTCGTCCTCACCTCGGGGGGAGGGCTCGTTGGTTAACGGAGAGACTCACTAA